Below is a genomic region from Methanoregula sp..
TCCCCGTTGACAACGAGTTTGCCGCCCTTCATCCAGCTGCCGGTGTACATATCGCAGGCAGAGTTGACGACCACTTCACCGGCAGTCATCTTCGCACCGATGTACTTCATCTTCGTGCAGTCGCCGTTGATGACGATCTTTGTCTCTGCTGCCGTTGCGCCTGCTTCACCGGCAATGGTGAAGTAGTCTCCCAGGGTCGTGATCTCCTTGCCCTGGAAAGCACCGAGTTTTGCTATCTGGTCGGCCTTCTTGCCGGCGAATACATCCGGGTTGACATTCTCACATTCCAAGAAGAGTTCCGGTGCGTTCTTTACAGTCAGTGTAACAGTGTTCATTTTTTTTCACCTCACTGGGTTGCATCCACGCTGATGATGTGCTGGTGCGGTGCATAGCTCTCGGGGACCGGGTAGTTGTTCTCGTTCACGCTGTAGTAGCGGAGGAATTTCTCCCGGACATCATGCATGACCTGCTTGTTCTCCTTGACTTTCGCATCCACCCAGAAGGTCTGCTTCTTGCCCATGTCGACAACCTTGCCTTCTTCGACACAGATCTTGCCGTCCTTGAAGAGGTAGGCAACATTGGCAAATGCCTTCTCGATCTCAGGGCCGGTTGAAGGGAACTTGTCCGGGTTGATGTTGTAGATGGCGATATCGGCGTTCATGCCGGGCTTTAAGCCACCGTAGTCCTTGGAAAGGCCGAGTGCCTTTGCGGGACCTGCACGGGTCATGGCAGCGAGCTCGTAGAGCGTGATCTCACGGTCGATGTTTGCGAGCGTGGTTGCGCCGATAACCTTGTCGGCTTTCTTGAAGCCATTGAGGAGCTCATCGCGGACCTTCTTGCTCATCAGCCATGAGTAGACACGCGGGTACCGGGTGAACGGTCCTGCGTTCGGGTGGTCGGTGGTGATGAAACAGCGCATCGGGTCCTTTGCATAGAGCGGAATTTCGAGGCCGACTGCCCACTGGGAGCAGAAGACGGCGTTGCTCGGATCATAGATAAAGGGTACAATACCCGCTGCGGTCTCGAGTTCCACGTCCACGTTGAACCACTTCAGGTGGTTGAGGCCGTGGAGGTGGTGTTCAAACGGACCGTCGGCAGTCATTGTCGTGGTCTCGTCAAGAGTGACGTTTCCGGTATCGATGGTGAGGTTCTTCTGCTTGTTGACGTACTCCATGACTTCCTTTGCCTTGGACTCGAAGTCGCCCCAGTTGGTTCCGCCATAGGAGTGGAACTGGAGGTGCGTGGAGTGCAGGACCTGCTCGCGGCCGAAGTTGTTCCTGGCCTTGATGCCTTCAGCGAGCTTTAAGGAGTCGATGGTGGTCTTGTAGTTTCCGGGGTTACCGAGATCGTTCTGGTGGAGGTGCATCGAGTGTGGGAGGCCGAGGA
It encodes:
- a CDS encoding formylmethanofuran dehydrogenase subunit A, translated to MSEFIIRNGHVFDPVQGIKGDKKDIAVKDGKIVESVSSGARVINAAGKTVMAGALEIHAHVAGPKVNAGRWYRPEDKHFDSHKKPGMTRIEGGKSIPTVFKTGYEYARMGFTFAMEAAMPPLYARHVHEEIHDTPIIDEAALPVFGNNWFILEYLKNHEVENTAAYIAWVLRQTKGYGVKCVNPGGTEAWAWGLNCLTIHDPVPYFEITPAEIIKGLIEANEFLGLPHSMHLHQNDLGNPGNYKTTIDSLKLAEGIKARNNFGREQVLHSTHLQFHSYGGTNWGDFESKAKEVMEYVNKQKNLTIDTGNVTLDETTTMTADGPFEHHLHGLNHLKWFNVDVELETAAGIVPFIYDPSNAVFCSQWAVGLEIPLYAKDPMRCFITTDHPNAGPFTRYPRVYSWLMSKKVRDELLNGFKKADKVIGATTLANIDREITLYELAAMTRAGPAKALGLSKDYGGLKPGMNADIAIYNINPDKFPSTGPEIEKAFANVAYLFKDGKICVEEGKVVDMGKKQTFWVDAKVKENKQVMHDVREKFLRYYSVNENNYPVPESYAPHQHIISVDATQ